The following proteins are encoded in a genomic region of Vibrio sinaloensis:
- a CDS encoding GGDEF domain-containing protein, protein MNNDRHKQLFLLKRAKYLLLLLSGVMIFANLYVVSATRQHVESFTEQQSQATWFLFQLNKEFSELNAILPYAHLDPEVYQKALLKYELTWSRFDILLTSREAETFINLPGAMAFFTHLFNQYKQLESQIELINQPTYAASLTEELNAIYLSMIEYVNTHFRVQSPTYINQLAQAKKLNGVLLTTLLLLVFGVVLVTYILHKESQIHRQQSLTDTLTGIGNRLALFEDLSARIERQTPFSFLLLDLNSFKPINDHYGHQAGDRVLRTIASRLNTMQIDSYRIGGDEFAIVAQDLSRHQLQQLIETLHQQVGRPIAIDDSHIKMSTSIGAACFPIDAKQINHLMLLADERMYSEKRSKYQDYAEQS, encoded by the coding sequence GTGAATAACGACAGGCATAAACAACTTTTTCTACTGAAACGCGCTAAATATCTGCTGTTACTGCTCAGTGGAGTGATGATCTTTGCCAACCTCTACGTGGTTTCTGCCACCCGTCAGCATGTCGAGTCTTTTACTGAGCAGCAAAGCCAAGCGACCTGGTTTTTGTTCCAGTTAAACAAAGAATTTTCTGAACTGAATGCCATTTTGCCTTACGCGCACCTTGACCCCGAGGTTTATCAAAAAGCGCTGCTGAAATATGAACTGACTTGGAGCCGTTTTGACATTCTACTCACCAGCAGAGAAGCGGAGACTTTTATCAACCTGCCGGGCGCCATGGCGTTTTTTACCCATCTATTTAATCAATACAAACAGCTTGAGTCACAGATCGAACTCATCAACCAACCGACTTACGCCGCTTCTCTCACCGAAGAGCTGAACGCCATCTACTTGAGCATGATTGAGTATGTCAACACGCATTTTAGAGTGCAAAGCCCTACTTATATCAATCAACTGGCACAAGCGAAAAAGCTCAACGGTGTGCTGCTCACGACCTTGCTGTTGCTTGTCTTCGGCGTAGTCTTGGTGACTTATATCCTGCACAAAGAGTCGCAAATCCATCGGCAGCAATCACTTACCGACACCTTAACGGGTATCGGCAACCGGCTGGCACTGTTTGAAGATCTCTCGGCACGCATCGAGCGCCAAACACCGTTCAGTTTCTTGCTGCTCGACCTCAATAGCTTTAAACCGATTAACGATCACTACGGCCACCAAGCAGGAGACCGAGTGTTGAGAACCATAGCATCAAGACTGAATACGATGCAGATTGACAGCTATCGGATTGGCGGCGATGAATTCGCGATTGTTGCGCAAGATCTATCGCGGCATCAGTTGCAACAATTGATCGAGACCTTGCACCAGCAGGTTGGCCGACCGATCGCCATTGACGATTCGCATATTAAAATGAGCACCAGTATTGGTGCGGCATGCTTTCCTATTGATGCAAAGCAAATCAACCATTTGATGTTGCTCGCCGACGAGAGAATGTACAGCGAAAAACGCAGCAAGTATCAAGATTACGCAGAGCAGAGTTAA
- a CDS encoding sigma-54 dependent transcriptional regulator codes for MNKDNNTMSILVISQDFQLWSSILSEQNWSYRIVTSFDTARQIMNEVERFVLVFDFSCGRYKCSELESVNGIGKGIRTIAYLDKRQRDQLTVEELAYVSYYCVDYYTSPLPKEMVIRTLGHQVGMLNIHNGKQTQTLVSGSAHTVSDLIGQSTVMRKLKQQVAKVAPTDVNTLICGESGTGKELIARALHDASPRAEQAFVAVNCGALNEQLIHSELFGHEKGAFTGANSSRVGKIALADQGTLFLDEIGDLPLSQQANLLRFLQEGTIDVLGATEPLKVNVRVVAATHVDLEMAIAEGRFRQDLYFRLNVLRVSAPPLRERGADILSLADYFRHKFSNEYGCQVHGYDEAAQQVLMNYTWPGNVRELINIIKRAVLMNESGYITAQDLDIQPKRSVNHVTLDKHESLRSALELHDGNVLEASKYLGISRATAYRLIDKYDLKATLNRARGQHFGVLG; via the coding sequence ATGAATAAAGACAACAACACCATGTCGATTTTGGTGATTTCGCAAGATTTCCAATTGTGGTCGAGTATCCTCTCAGAGCAGAACTGGAGTTATCGGATTGTCACATCTTTCGACACCGCTAGGCAGATAATGAATGAGGTTGAACGCTTTGTACTAGTGTTTGATTTTTCTTGCGGTCGCTACAAATGCTCCGAGTTGGAGTCAGTCAATGGGATTGGCAAAGGGATACGCACCATCGCCTATCTAGACAAACGCCAGCGCGATCAACTAACCGTCGAGGAGCTGGCCTATGTCTCATACTACTGTGTCGATTATTACACTAGCCCACTGCCTAAGGAAATGGTGATCAGAACCCTTGGGCATCAAGTGGGGATGCTAAATATTCATAATGGTAAACAGACTCAGACATTGGTTAGTGGCAGCGCGCATACGGTATCTGATTTAATTGGCCAATCTACAGTCATGCGTAAACTCAAACAGCAGGTTGCCAAAGTCGCGCCGACCGACGTCAATACTCTGATTTGTGGTGAGAGTGGCACGGGCAAAGAGCTGATCGCTCGCGCGCTGCACGATGCGTCTCCAAGAGCAGAACAAGCCTTTGTTGCGGTGAACTGTGGTGCGCTTAACGAACAATTGATCCACTCTGAACTATTCGGGCATGAGAAAGGTGCGTTTACGGGGGCGAACAGTAGCCGAGTTGGCAAAATTGCTTTGGCTGACCAAGGCACTTTGTTTTTGGATGAGATCGGTGACTTGCCGTTATCACAGCAGGCGAATCTGCTGCGCTTTTTACAAGAGGGAACCATCGATGTACTTGGGGCAACGGAACCGCTAAAAGTGAACGTTCGAGTGGTCGCTGCTACGCACGTCGATCTTGAAATGGCCATCGCTGAAGGGCGTTTTCGCCAAGATCTCTACTTTAGACTCAATGTGTTACGTGTTAGTGCGCCTCCGCTTCGTGAGCGTGGTGCTGACATTCTGTCGTTGGCGGATTACTTCCGCCACAAGTTCAGCAATGAATATGGTTGCCAAGTCCACGGATACGACGAGGCTGCTCAGCAAGTCTTGATGAACTACACTTGGCCTGGCAATGTCCGAGAGTTGATTAATATTATTAAACGCGCGGTGTTGATGAATGAATCGGGCTATATCACCGCGCAAGATCTCGATATTCAACCCAAGCGTAGCGTAAACCACGTGACGTTAGATAAGCACGAGTCGTTGCGTTCAGCGCTGGAGCTGCATGATGGCAATGTACTTGAAGCGTCCAAGTATCTTGGCATCTCCCGCGCAACGGCTTACCGGCTGATTGATAAGTATGATCTAAAAGCAACGCTCAACCGAGCGCGCGGTCAACACTTTGGCGTACTCGGTTAA
- a CDS encoding autotransporter outer membrane beta-barrel domain-containing protein produces MKKGSLTISCAMMALSPVAVVSANEQIDALAKQLAEQKALNASLKAELQQQQQLMQQVIQAVNNHQQVLINHQDNIDTLVEKNQRVSAEMQSQLPEPQQPVAQTSKVAVSADSPAIQPRPETKVAAANEPAPTATNPPAQESAPKSRSAEDVYQEAGNVFTRKFTLETAFRYSYFDRKDLSLSGFLALDSIFLGDINLDRVRSNTFNVDFTGRYTINDRWQAELSIPTVYRWSDYQTVGQNNSSDGLESGKVDSSGIGDISAGIYYRLLKETEDMPDLVWNLRLTAPTGKDPYGIATTSSDSGNLTIPNELPTGNGVWGLGTGISLVKTYDPAIVFLNLNYNHQFEESFSDISSAQGNQAGKVKLGDSWDYGLGVAFAISERMSLAINFSQSMSRTSKQRLDGGDWLEVIGSDSNSATLGIGSTMALTQNLSMVTQVSSGLSDDAADYAISVRFPYRF; encoded by the coding sequence ATGAAAAAGGGCTCGCTAACGATAAGCTGCGCCATGATGGCGTTAAGTCCTGTTGCTGTTGTTTCTGCAAACGAGCAAATCGACGCTTTAGCCAAGCAACTTGCTGAGCAAAAAGCGCTAAACGCGAGTTTGAAAGCGGAGTTACAGCAGCAGCAACAATTAATGCAGCAGGTGATTCAAGCGGTCAACAATCACCAGCAGGTATTAATCAATCATCAGGACAATATTGATACTCTGGTTGAAAAAAATCAGCGTGTGTCGGCAGAAATGCAGTCACAACTGCCCGAGCCACAGCAGCCGGTTGCTCAGACGAGCAAAGTGGCGGTTAGCGCAGACTCACCAGCCATTCAGCCTCGACCTGAAACTAAGGTCGCCGCCGCCAACGAGCCCGCTCCCACGGCAACAAATCCTCCCGCCCAAGAGAGTGCACCTAAAAGTCGCAGTGCAGAAGATGTTTACCAAGAAGCCGGTAACGTGTTTACCCGCAAGTTTACTTTGGAAACCGCTTTTCGCTATAGCTACTTTGACCGCAAAGACCTATCGCTCAGTGGCTTCTTAGCACTGGATTCAATCTTCTTAGGTGATATCAACCTCGATCGCGTTCGCTCTAATACCTTCAATGTTGACTTTACCGGTCGATATACCATTAACGACCGTTGGCAGGCTGAGCTTAGCATTCCAACCGTTTATCGTTGGTCTGATTATCAAACCGTCGGTCAAAACAACTCCAGTGACGGTTTAGAGTCTGGCAAAGTCGACAGCTCAGGCATCGGCGATATTAGTGCAGGTATCTATTACCGTCTGCTCAAAGAGACTGAGGATATGCCTGATCTGGTATGGAACTTAAGGTTAACAGCGCCAACTGGGAAAGATCCTTACGGTATTGCCACCACCTCGTCAGATTCAGGAAACCTAACGATTCCAAATGAACTCCCCACAGGTAACGGTGTTTGGGGATTGGGCACCGGGATTTCGCTGGTAAAAACGTATGATCCTGCAATTGTCTTTCTTAACCTCAATTACAACCACCAGTTTGAAGAGAGCTTCTCGGATATCAGCAGTGCACAAGGGAACCAAGCAGGAAAAGTCAAACTTGGTGACAGCTGGGACTATGGGCTCGGTGTGGCCTTTGCTATCAGTGAGCGTATGAGTTTAGCCATTAACTTTAGTCAGTCGATGAGTCGGACCTCGAAGCAAAGACTTGATGGGGGCGACTGGCTAGAAGTCATCGGCAGTGACAGCAATAGCGCGACCTTAGGTATTGGTTCGACCATGGCTTTGACACAAAACTTAAGTATGGTGACTCAAGTGAGTTCTGGCTTGAGTGATGATGCGGCTGATTATGCTATCAGCGTCAGATTCCCTTACCGTTTCTAA
- a CDS encoding C39 family peptidase: MKFCLLAVVATVSFYTHAANVVLDGLIPGVGSMEKQVVSIKERKFQNVVRQQTDFSCGAASLATLLRYGYGVDTDEQQVMNGMFQVADAETARKLGFSMLDIKNYAEQGLGMRVQGYNIPAEKLVELPIPTIVLVDIKGYRHFVVLKRVDRQGNVYIADPALGNLILSLQQFEQSWQGVVLAIVGQGYNQNSPLATPSPPVTVRALDDQFAPVTAFNLMDFGFTAAELF; encoded by the coding sequence ATGAAATTTTGTCTCTTGGCTGTTGTTGCCACGGTTTCTTTTTATACCCATGCCGCCAATGTAGTGCTGGATGGATTAATTCCAGGCGTCGGCTCGATGGAAAAGCAGGTGGTCAGCATCAAAGAGAGAAAGTTTCAAAACGTCGTGCGCCAGCAAACCGACTTTTCTTGCGGCGCGGCTTCGTTGGCCACTCTGCTTCGCTACGGCTATGGCGTGGATACCGATGAGCAACAGGTGATGAATGGGATGTTCCAAGTCGCTGATGCTGAGACGGCCAGGAAGCTCGGTTTCTCGATGTTAGATATCAAAAACTATGCTGAGCAAGGATTGGGTATGCGCGTACAGGGCTACAACATTCCTGCTGAAAAGTTGGTGGAGTTGCCCATTCCAACCATTGTCTTGGTTGATATTAAGGGTTACCGACATTTTGTGGTGTTAAAGCGGGTAGATAGGCAGGGCAATGTCTATATCGCCGACCCAGCATTGGGTAACTTGATTTTATCACTACAGCAGTTTGAGCAGAGCTGGCAAGGGGTGGTATTGGCCATTGTAGGTCAGGGGTACAACCAAAACTCTCCGTTGGCGACACCGTCACCACCGGTTACCGTCCGAGCACTGGATGATCAGTTTGCGCCAGTTACGGCATTTAATTTGATGGACTTCGGTTTCACAGCCGCTGAGCTATTTTAG
- a CDS encoding beta strand repeat-containing protein: MEKQWNKVPLAVIIGAILSAPAYADGLEVEANNLQVSADNWVDVTFNGPGSTGITNEASLDGGAFNNAQGVVHSNVAAGFYNQGSNQASMGTRADGNLDQAASVDAASVQASSGENLTMQKDFGGDGDNSATLNGAFKSASGIVGTNIAAGISNLQSNNVAMGNAEDASELELSAASSQTMGLVRSQGGEVEGNVIQSHGADNVADVKGGAFNNANGVGGANVASGMGNQQANSVALANFVTVESQDPSQGDQAATVGRTQGRSGLPADTNNNTPLENQTETTTATLAASGTQTLQGNEVDVNGAPHNFQDNTSLVADVFDAVKGIFGLNVSAGDANAQSNNVALGVTALPENNEPSRVNVASSGDQALSGNQVSYTNNVGNSTNDSSITGSFKKANGIVGVNSAAGQLNGQTNNVAVAVTEPNGNGPVDTVNVTASAEQTVAGNTLTQQQDTTLGQVTNNATITDGAFSNAQGIVGANVAAGQYNAQSNQVSVATVAGWIDSQGSEDANNKDVVKASSVQTVEANQMTTAVDGDFTADSTATLTGNAFDKVQGIAGVNIAAGQGNAQTNNVAVSSATGDVDSSKVMANSTQNVQQTQTGIASQSDLTSKASIKNNFDSSVTGIVGVNVASGQSNAQSNNVALASYNDQNEQTADSLVVEAASTQTVTSNDVFASGDGYIDNDASVSGSFDKGATGVVGVNVTSGQANAASNNVSLGLYSSKQQDDSQGDVIKAKAGSDQTVQGNTSSVAADNDTTAPITNMASITNSFTDNVSGVVGVNVASGQGNAQANNVAIAMDDESDDGAGAGSVIATSGQDVLSNNAQSELDQGIAVQNQASLTNSFTQVSGVAGVNLSAGQTNAQANNVALSNGSGGGASDPFSKAKGIDTDSGFSGVLAASVQEIDGSDVTLGAIDSDTVSENVAQVDKAFGGSSGIVGVNVASGQANAQANNVAMAADGQSPEANQTLAAAAVSLQEFDEVDVSLGSGFTNNAEITNSFNNSTKGIVGVSVASGQANGQTNNVALSSNDAQPSVAVAGSAQVIGAQLNGSGTGNTGTNNPMTVTNELFESNAYLTKSFNNAKGILGVNIASGQLNAQANNVAVAVSGTNAAAPTGAINVQAAVINEVQYNATGAYTAELGGNAFNSARGIIGTNMAVGVANGQTNNVAMQIADDNKSGPAVAANVQGSFANGADSRNADGKVDVDGLAQFSGLAVENVQLSEFAVADNGAGNSTLASVGNTATITNSYNGAKGVIGVNVASGLGNLQSNNVTLVASRK; this comes from the coding sequence ATGGAAAAACAATGGAATAAGGTGCCACTTGCAGTGATTATCGGGGCGATTTTGTCTGCGCCTGCATACGCAGATGGACTCGAAGTCGAAGCGAATAACTTGCAAGTCTCTGCTGATAACTGGGTTGACGTGACGTTTAACGGCCCGGGCAGTACAGGGATAACCAATGAGGCCAGCTTAGACGGCGGCGCATTTAACAATGCTCAAGGCGTAGTTCATTCAAACGTAGCGGCAGGTTTCTACAACCAAGGCAGCAACCAAGCGTCAATGGGCACGCGCGCTGATGGCAACTTAGACCAAGCTGCGTCTGTCGATGCAGCGTCAGTGCAAGCGAGCAGTGGTGAAAACCTCACTATGCAGAAAGATTTTGGTGGCGATGGTGATAACAGTGCCACACTAAACGGCGCTTTCAAAAGTGCTTCTGGTATTGTCGGTACTAACATCGCTGCAGGCATTTCGAATCTACAATCGAACAACGTTGCGATGGGGAATGCTGAAGATGCCAGTGAGCTTGAACTCAGTGCCGCTTCAAGCCAAACCATGGGTTTGGTGCGCTCGCAGGGCGGCGAGGTTGAAGGGAATGTTATTCAATCTCACGGCGCAGATAACGTTGCAGATGTAAAAGGCGGCGCATTCAACAATGCCAATGGTGTCGGCGGTGCTAACGTTGCCTCAGGAATGGGGAATCAACAGGCGAACTCAGTAGCACTAGCCAACTTCGTGACGGTAGAGTCTCAAGACCCATCACAAGGCGATCAAGCCGCGACAGTGGGCAGAACGCAGGGCCGAAGCGGTCTTCCAGCTGACACAAACAACAACACTCCACTAGAGAACCAAACCGAGACTACCACCGCGACTTTGGCGGCGTCTGGTACCCAAACGCTGCAAGGTAATGAAGTTGATGTAAATGGTGCGCCACATAACTTCCAAGACAATACCTCGTTGGTTGCCGATGTATTCGACGCAGTAAAAGGTATCTTTGGCCTGAACGTCTCGGCAGGTGATGCCAATGCTCAGAGCAACAACGTTGCCTTGGGTGTGACGGCTTTGCCAGAGAATAACGAGCCAAGTCGAGTCAACGTGGCCTCCTCTGGCGACCAAGCACTCTCGGGTAACCAGGTCAGCTATACCAACAACGTCGGTAACTCGACCAATGACTCAAGCATTACAGGCAGTTTTAAAAAAGCCAATGGTATCGTCGGTGTCAACAGTGCGGCAGGTCAGCTAAACGGTCAAACCAATAATGTCGCCGTTGCGGTTACTGAGCCGAACGGCAACGGTCCGGTTGATACCGTTAATGTGACTGCCAGTGCTGAGCAAACTGTAGCTGGTAACACCCTAACTCAGCAGCAAGATACAACTTTAGGTCAGGTCACTAATAATGCCACTATTACTGATGGTGCATTCTCAAACGCGCAAGGTATCGTTGGCGCTAACGTTGCAGCCGGACAATACAATGCTCAGTCGAATCAAGTGAGTGTAGCGACAGTTGCTGGCTGGATTGATTCTCAGGGCAGTGAGGATGCTAACAATAAAGACGTCGTGAAGGCTTCTTCGGTGCAGACTGTAGAGGCAAACCAAATGACCACCGCAGTCGATGGTGACTTTACCGCTGACTCTACGGCAACGCTCACTGGCAATGCGTTTGACAAGGTGCAAGGTATTGCGGGGGTCAACATCGCCGCAGGCCAAGGTAATGCTCAAACCAACAATGTGGCGGTCAGCAGCGCGACTGGCGACGTCGACTCTTCGAAAGTGATGGCCAATAGCACGCAAAATGTGCAACAAACTCAAACCGGTATTGCGAGCCAATCTGATCTGACGTCTAAAGCCAGCATCAAAAATAACTTTGATAGCAGCGTGACGGGTATTGTTGGAGTGAACGTGGCCTCTGGGCAATCCAACGCTCAATCGAATAATGTCGCTCTTGCCTCTTACAATGACCAAAACGAGCAAACCGCCGATTCATTGGTTGTCGAAGCAGCAAGCACGCAAACTGTGACCTCAAACGATGTCTTTGCCAGCGGCGATGGCTATATCGACAATGATGCGTCGGTATCGGGTTCGTTCGATAAAGGGGCAACCGGTGTGGTTGGCGTTAACGTGACATCGGGTCAAGCTAACGCGGCGTCAAACAACGTGTCTCTTGGCCTGTACAGCAGCAAGCAACAAGATGACTCACAAGGTGATGTGATTAAGGCTAAGGCAGGTTCTGATCAAACCGTACAAGGCAACACCAGCTCAGTGGCAGCAGACAACGATACCACCGCGCCGATTACCAACATGGCATCGATTACTAACTCGTTCACTGACAATGTGTCTGGTGTGGTTGGGGTGAACGTCGCGTCTGGCCAAGGCAATGCTCAAGCGAACAATGTTGCGATTGCAATGGATGATGAATCCGATGATGGTGCCGGTGCGGGCTCTGTGATAGCCACCTCTGGTCAAGATGTGCTGAGTAATAATGCACAGTCTGAGCTAGACCAAGGAATCGCGGTGCAAAATCAAGCATCACTGACAAACTCGTTCACTCAGGTTTCTGGGGTTGCGGGAGTTAACTTGTCAGCAGGTCAAACCAATGCACAAGCAAACAATGTTGCACTGAGCAATGGCTCTGGTGGTGGCGCTTCTGACCCATTCAGTAAGGCTAAAGGTATCGACACAGACTCTGGCTTCTCAGGTGTGCTGGCAGCCAGCGTGCAAGAGATCGACGGTAGTGATGTAACTTTAGGTGCGATTGATAGCGATACCGTGTCTGAAAACGTGGCGCAAGTTGACAAAGCATTCGGTGGCTCAAGCGGAATCGTTGGCGTGAACGTCGCGTCGGGTCAGGCCAATGCTCAAGCGAACAATGTGGCGATGGCGGCAGATGGTCAGTCTCCTGAAGCCAACCAAACCTTGGCGGCGGCTGCGGTTAGCTTGCAAGAGTTTGACGAGGTGGATGTTTCACTGGGTAGCGGATTTACCAATAACGCAGAGATCACCAACTCGTTCAATAACTCGACCAAAGGTATTGTCGGTGTGAGCGTGGCTTCAGGTCAAGCGAATGGCCAAACCAATAACGTAGCGCTGTCATCGAATGATGCTCAGCCATCGGTAGCGGTAGCGGGCAGTGCGCAAGTCATCGGTGCGCAGCTAAACGGCAGCGGCACAGGTAATACTGGCACCAACAACCCAATGACGGTCACCAACGAGTTGTTCGAAAGCAACGCATATCTGACTAAGTCGTTCAACAATGCTAAAGGTATTCTGGGTGTTAACATTGCGTCTGGTCAGCTAAACGCACAAGCGAACAACGTTGCGGTAGCGGTGTCGGGTACAAATGCTGCGGCGCCGACTGGAGCAATCAACGTTCAAGCGGCTGTGATCAACGAAGTGCAGTACAACGCAACCGGTGCTTACACTGCGGAGCTGGGTGGCAATGCGTTTAATAGCGCGCGTGGCATCATAGGTACTAACATGGCAGTCGGTGTGGCCAATGGTCAAACTAACAACGTCGCAATGCAAATCGCTGATGACAACAAGTCTGGCCCTGCGGTTGCGGCTAACGTACAAGGTTCGTTTGCCAATGGTGCCGATAGCCGAAATGCTGATGGCAAGGTTGACGTTGATGGCTTGGCGCAGTTCTCAGGCCTAGCGGTTGAGAATGTTCAACTAAGCGAGTTTGCGGTAGCGGATAACGGTGCTGGCAATAGCACATTGGCTAGCGTTGGTAATACAGCGACCATTACCAATAGCTACAATGGAGCGAAAGGCGTTATTGGCGTTAACGTCGCTTCGGGTCTTGGCAATCTGCAAAGCAACAACGTGACTTTGGTTGCTTCTCGTAAGTAA
- the pstB gene encoding phosphate ABC transporter ATP-binding protein PstB, with the protein MNKFDIENLDLFYGENQALKSINLPVPERQVTALIGPSGCGKSTLLRCLNRMNDLIEGVKITGRLEMDGNDIYGNIDVADLRIKVGMVFQKPNPFPMSIYENVAYGLRAQGIKDKKHIDQVVESSLRGAALWDEVKDRLKSHAFGLSGGQQQRLCIARTIAMQPDVILMDEPTSALDPIATHKIEELMEELKKNYTIVIVTHSMQQARRISDRTAFFLMGELVEHNDTQVIFSDPQDDRTRGYVNGDFG; encoded by the coding sequence ATGAACAAGTTTGATATTGAAAACCTCGACCTATTTTATGGCGAAAACCAAGCGCTGAAATCGATTAATCTGCCAGTACCAGAGCGTCAAGTCACGGCGTTGATTGGTCCATCTGGCTGCGGAAAATCGACCTTGCTACGTTGCTTGAATCGCATGAATGACCTTATTGAAGGGGTGAAGATCACCGGGCGTTTAGAGATGGATGGCAACGACATTTATGGCAATATCGATGTGGCTGACCTGCGCATCAAGGTGGGCATGGTATTCCAGAAGCCTAACCCATTTCCGATGAGCATCTACGAGAACGTGGCCTACGGACTGCGCGCGCAAGGCATTAAAGATAAAAAGCACATCGACCAAGTGGTGGAGAGCTCTCTACGCGGCGCGGCGCTGTGGGACGAAGTGAAAGATCGCTTAAAATCCCATGCGTTTGGCTTGTCTGGCGGTCAGCAGCAGCGTCTATGTATTGCACGAACGATTGCGATGCAACCTGATGTTATTCTGATGGATGAGCCGACCTCAGCGCTTGACCCAATCGCAACCCACAAGATTGAGGAGCTGATGGAAGAGCTGAAAAAGAACTACACCATAGTCATTGTGACCCACTCCATGCAGCAGGCTCGACGCATTTCTGATCGCACCGCTTTCTTCCTAATGGGCGAGCTGGTGGAGCACAATGATACCCAAGTGATTTTCAGTGATCCGCAAGATGACCGCACTCGCGGTTACGTGAATGGTGATTTTGGTTAA
- the pstA gene encoding phosphate ABC transporter permease PstA — MSTINNTQDTAKLKKSRQTKDMILNVFVWASAALTVGFLFWIIWYILSNGLQHVDWAFITDNYTATGEEKGIFPMIVSTIYMVIASIAVAAPLGIMTAIYLTEYAKVGSRLVKVIRFCTESLAGIPSIIFGLFGMTFFVAILGLGFSILSGALTLSILILPVIIRTTEEALMAVPQTYREGSYALGSSKIYTIWRLILPSATPGILTSVILSIGRVIGESAPVFLTAGMVARIPDSLLDSGRTLTVHLYKLTTELFTIEEWNQAYGTATVLIVVVLLINMTTKFIASRFNKATY; from the coding sequence ATGTCGACAATAAATAATACTCAAGACACAGCGAAGTTAAAAAAATCTCGCCAAACCAAAGACATGATTCTTAACGTGTTTGTGTGGGCCTCAGCGGCGCTAACTGTCGGCTTCCTGTTTTGGATTATCTGGTACATCTTGTCCAATGGTTTACAACATGTCGATTGGGCGTTCATAACTGATAACTATACCGCGACGGGTGAAGAGAAAGGCATCTTCCCAATGATTGTTTCGACCATCTATATGGTCATTGCATCGATTGCCGTAGCGGCGCCACTGGGTATCATGACTGCCATCTATCTAACCGAATATGCCAAGGTCGGCAGTCGTTTAGTCAAAGTCATTCGTTTTTGTACCGAATCTTTGGCCGGCATCCCGTCGATTATTTTTGGTCTATTTGGTATGACGTTCTTTGTGGCGATTCTCGGTCTGGGGTTCTCCATACTGTCGGGCGCGTTGACCTTGAGTATTTTGATTCTGCCGGTGATTATTCGTACCACAGAAGAAGCTTTGATGGCTGTGCCACAAACTTATCGTGAAGGCTCCTACGCATTAGGATCTTCAAAAATCTACACTATTTGGCGCCTCATTTTACCGAGTGCAACGCCAGGTATCTTAACCTCGGTCATTCTAAGTATTGGTCGTGTTATTGGTGAATCTGCCCCTGTATTCCTCACAGCAGGCATGGTTGCTCGTATTCCTGATTCTCTGCTTGATTCAGGACGTACACTGACCGTTCACCTTTACAAGCTGACGACAGAGCTGTTCACCATTGAAGAGTGGAACCAAGCCTACGGTACAGCGACAGTGCTGATTGTTGTGGTGTTGTTGATCAACATGACAACCAAATTCATCGCGAGCCGCTTCAACAAAGCAACGTATTAA